In Rhizobium rhododendri, a genomic segment contains:
- a CDS encoding IS4 family transposase: MNGKAEFSSEAVHSFVDELFGEGLHAKRVTSLAKATVGTLQASSLAVSAIGHGLALAEGGLSRHAIKQVDRMLSNDGIEVDALMADWADYCLGSRTDIVVAMDWTDFDADGHSTLMLSLLTEHGRATPLLWLTVRKAELKARRNQYEYWIVTRLAELLPTEVKVLLVADRGFGDAKLYGVLKDELHFDYVIRFRGNIQVTTGGESRPAKEWIGPSGRARLLREATVTAQGCPVGAVVCVHAKDMKEPWCLATSLTKVTAKILIDLYSRRWGIECAFRDAKDWRFGMGMSATRVSTPARRDRLWLIAALAIVLLTLLGAAGEAIGYDRHLRTSTTSRRVHSLFRQGVMYYQLIPNMPEERLRPLILQFETLFRDHQILKRTFGII; this comes from the coding sequence ATGAACGGCAAGGCGGAGTTTTCTTCTGAAGCGGTGCATTCCTTTGTTGACGAACTTTTTGGCGAGGGCCTGCACGCGAAGCGGGTAACGTCGCTGGCGAAGGCGACGGTTGGCACGCTGCAGGCGTCGTCGCTGGCGGTGAGCGCGATTGGCCACGGTCTTGCGCTGGCCGAAGGAGGGCTCTCGCGTCATGCGATCAAGCAGGTCGACCGGATGCTGTCGAACGACGGGATCGAAGTCGACGCGCTGATGGCCGACTGGGCCGACTATTGTCTTGGTAGCCGCACCGATATCGTCGTCGCCATGGACTGGACCGACTTCGATGCCGACGGGCACTCGACCCTGATGCTGTCGCTGCTTACCGAACATGGCCGGGCGACGCCACTCCTGTGGTTGACGGTACGCAAGGCGGAGCTGAAAGCGCGGCGCAATCAGTATGAATACTGGATCGTGACCCGGCTTGCCGAGCTGTTGCCAACAGAAGTGAAGGTGCTGCTCGTCGCCGATCGCGGCTTTGGCGACGCCAAGCTCTACGGCGTCCTAAAGGACGAGCTGCACTTCGACTATGTCATCCGCTTTCGCGGCAACATCCAGGTGACGACCGGCGGTGAGAGCCGTCCGGCGAAGGAGTGGATCGGCCCCTCGGGACGTGCCAGGCTGCTGCGCGAGGCGACAGTCACGGCGCAGGGATGCCCCGTCGGTGCGGTCGTGTGCGTCCACGCCAAGGACATGAAAGAGCCATGGTGCCTCGCAACCAGCCTGACCAAGGTGACGGCAAAGATCCTCATTGATCTTTACTCCCGGCGCTGGGGCATCGAATGCGCGTTTCGCGATGCCAAGGATTGGCGGTTCGGGATGGGCATGTCGGCAACCCGCGTCTCCACGCCCGCTCGGCGCGACAGGCTGTGGTTGATCGCCGCTCTTGCCATTGTGCTCCTAACCCTGCTGGGCGCTGCCGGAGAGGCCATCGGCTACGACCGCCATCTGCGCACGAGCACGACATCGCGACGCGTGCATTCACTCTTCCGGCAGGGCGTGATGTACTATCAACTGATCCCCAACATGCCCGAGGAAAGATTACGCCCTCTCATCCTACAGTTCGAGACGCTCTTCCGCGACCATCAAATCCTCAAACGTACTTTCGGGATCATTTGA
- a CDS encoding HAD hydrolase family protein, translated as MTEKGMMIKINDRVIHRASSPAEVHNFTEQMESLISSLSYPFILNKKTAGYAVGWKEGVDEAENQQVRELMDNQVSESGQKFIVDATAAFLDLTLRDLSKAQALKTVMERVQGKTWIACGDSANTDGPMLVQAGSGIMVEKSFRQFPVADGYEDILEVLEIVAEMVGK; from the coding sequence GTGACCGAGAAGGGCATGATGATAAAGATCAACGACCGGGTCATTCATCGGGCATCTAGCCCTGCTGAAGTCCACAATTTCACCGAGCAGATGGAAAGCCTTATCAGCAGCTTGAGTTATCCTTTTATCCTCAACAAAAAGACTGCTGGTTATGCCGTCGGCTGGAAAGAAGGTGTTGATGAAGCCGAAAATCAGCAGGTTCGTGAACTGATGGACAATCAGGTGTCGGAGAGCGGCCAAAAATTCATTGTGGACGCAACTGCTGCCTTCCTTGATCTCACTCTCAGGGATCTCAGCAAGGCCCAGGCGCTGAAAACTGTGATGGAGAGGGTCCAAGGCAAGACCTGGATCGCTTGTGGCGATAGTGCCAACACTGATGGTCCGATGCTTGTTCAGGCAGGTAGCGGTATCATGGTAGAGAAAAGCTTCCGACAATTTCCAGTCGCTGATGGATATGAAGACATCCTGGAGGTTCTGGAAATAGTTGCAGAAATGGTCGGAAAATGA
- a CDS encoding NAD(P)/FAD-dependent oxidoreductase codes for MLNSTIPVASLPSIDLLYDYGSFLRLRDCEGRIGSVAQNSRRPRVGIVGAGISGLVAATELLRAGVTDLVLFEARDRMGGRAWSQIFDPLEPNLIAEMGAMRFPSSATCLFYYLDKFRIDTAASFPDPGIVDTEIHYRGERYLWQAGGPPPPLFRRVDQGWQALINDGYVHEGIQLLAPAKITKLLRSRRFDEAREAWQAWLDSFRDASFYSALVAIFTGPRPPGRVPWKRPEDFELFGSLGIGSGGFLPVYQAAFTEILRLVINGYEDDQRMIIGGISLLVKRFAEQEFHGLSLRQRVRNGHVSGISKQGGQILVTCSGGQVEPFDRVIVTTSNRTMELAHRLTTDETFLNNEVLRAVRRTHLTGSSKLFMLTENKFWLKEGLPTTILSDGLARGVYCLDYQPDKPDGKGVVLLSYTWEDDANKMLSILDKKERCQRLVDDLATVCGDFARHLVPAKGDYERHVLQHDWLMDPYAVGAFKLNYPGEDIFSQRLFFQFATAKRPEEDTGLYLAGCGCSFTGGWVEGAVQTGLNAACAVIRSCGGQLLQGNPIDEMDSAYRY; via the coding sequence ATGCTGAACAGTACCATCCCAGTAGCTTCATTACCGAGTATCGATCTTCTCTATGATTATGGATCGTTTTTGCGATTGAGGGATTGTGAAGGTCGTATTGGGAGCGTTGCCCAAAACAGCCGCCGTCCCCGAGTCGGCATTGTGGGCGCTGGCATCAGTGGCTTGGTGGCGGCGACTGAACTTTTGCGGGCCGGGGTAACAGATCTCGTGCTGTTTGAGGCGCGAGATCGCATGGGTGGAAGGGCTTGGTCACAAATCTTCGACCCGCTCGAACCGAATCTCATTGCCGAGATGGGTGCTATGCGCTTTCCTTCCAGCGCGACCTGTCTGTTTTATTATCTGGACAAATTCAGGATAGATACCGCAGCTTCATTTCCCGATCCGGGCATCGTGGATACTGAGATACATTACCGAGGTGAGCGTTACCTATGGCAGGCTGGCGGGCCTCCGCCGCCTTTGTTCAGGCGCGTTGATCAAGGATGGCAAGCTTTGATAAACGACGGTTACGTGCACGAAGGTATTCAACTGCTCGCGCCGGCTAAAATCACAAAGTTGCTTCGGTCGCGCCGCTTTGACGAGGCTCGTGAGGCTTGGCAGGCTTGGCTGGATTCGTTTCGCGACGCCTCCTTTTATTCAGCCTTGGTCGCCATCTTTACCGGGCCGCGGCCGCCAGGGCGCGTTCCCTGGAAAAGGCCAGAAGACTTTGAGCTTTTCGGATCTCTGGGGATTGGATCTGGAGGCTTTTTACCTGTGTACCAAGCCGCCTTTACCGAGATACTGCGTCTGGTGATCAACGGGTACGAGGACGACCAGCGCATGATTATTGGAGGGATTTCCCTTTTAGTGAAACGGTTTGCTGAACAGGAATTTCACGGTCTGAGTTTGCGGCAGCGTGTGCGCAACGGTCATGTCAGCGGTATCTCCAAACAGGGTGGCCAGATACTTGTGACATGCTCAGGAGGGCAGGTCGAGCCCTTTGACCGCGTCATCGTCACCACAAGCAATCGGACCATGGAACTGGCCCATCGTCTTACGACGGATGAAACATTTCTTAACAATGAGGTTTTGCGAGCGGTCAGACGGACCCACCTTACCGGATCTTCCAAGCTGTTTATGCTTACGGAAAACAAGTTCTGGTTAAAAGAGGGCTTGCCGACAACTATCCTGTCTGACGGCCTTGCTAGGGGGGTCTACTGCTTAGACTATCAGCCAGATAAACCTGATGGTAAGGGCGTGGTCCTGTTAAGCTACACATGGGAAGATGATGCAAACAAAATGCTTTCCATCCTGGACAAAAAAGAAAGGTGCCAGCGTCTAGTCGATGATCTGGCCACAGTTTGCGGTGATTTCGCCCGCCATTTAGTTCCGGCGAAAGGTGACTATGAACGTCACGTCCTGCAGCACGATTGGCTAATGGATCCCTATGCAGTAGGTGCTTTTAAGCTCAATTATCCTGGGGAAGACATCTTTTCACAGCGGCTATTTTTCCAATTTGCTACCGCAAAAAGACCGGAAGAAGACACGGGCCTTTATCTAGCAGGATGTGGATGCTCCTTTACCGGTGGCTGGGTTGAGGGCGCAGTACAAACGGGCTTGAATGCCGCGTGTGCTGTCATACGCAGCTGTGGCGGCCAACTCTTACAGGGGAACCCTATTGATGAGATGGATTCCGCTTATCGATATTGA
- a CDS encoding amidase family protein, which produces MFATSNIEKICHQIHARETSVLEIRESTLAAMLRHSQLNCFIQERGIEQSFTKPDAACVDAPLFGIPVSFKDNICVEGQPVTVGTSAMAACIAPRDAEIVRQLKALGAVVSGKNNMHELSFGITSVNAQWGTVGNPAAPGYCAGGSSGGGAAAVAAGIVLLAVGTDTGGSVRIPASFCGITGFRPTSGRWSSSGIIPVSRTKDSPGLLTRSAADALFVYSHLSSDEPMTAPDKSPLRIGLPSSLWTGLDADVKSVCRAAIDSLKSVEHQCLEVDDTSILELSRTITFTVPLYEFFLDFPRTLVSLGWEEKISEVFEDIRDENVRGIIHAHLGGGLITPANYAEAISNVGRLRRKINALFDLDDIDLLAYPTVPQAVPLVSEAAHPDIFAECIRNTDLASNAALPSITIPVAPKGALPVGLSFDAACGKDRYLLEAATGLEKVISYK; this is translated from the coding sequence ATGTTTGCAACGTCTAATATCGAGAAGATTTGCCATCAAATACACGCCAGGGAAACTTCGGTGTTGGAAATCAGAGAATCGACATTAGCAGCGATGCTGCGACACAGTCAGCTCAATTGTTTCATCCAAGAACGTGGCATTGAGCAATCTTTTACCAAGCCGGATGCGGCCTGTGTGGACGCTCCACTTTTTGGGATACCGGTCTCTTTCAAAGATAACATCTGTGTTGAAGGGCAACCGGTCACCGTCGGGACGTCAGCAATGGCGGCCTGCATCGCTCCGCGTGATGCTGAAATTGTCAGGCAGCTGAAAGCCTTGGGAGCGGTGGTCTCCGGCAAGAACAACATGCACGAGCTGAGTTTTGGTATCACGTCGGTAAATGCCCAATGGGGAACCGTAGGAAACCCGGCAGCGCCTGGCTATTGCGCTGGAGGTAGCAGTGGTGGGGGTGCCGCCGCTGTGGCTGCAGGAATTGTGTTGTTGGCAGTTGGTACCGATACTGGTGGTTCGGTAAGGATACCTGCATCTTTTTGCGGCATCACCGGTTTCAGGCCCACAAGCGGGAGATGGTCATCGTCCGGCATCATTCCGGTATCGAGAACCAAAGATTCGCCCGGTTTGCTGACTCGAAGTGCGGCAGATGCCCTTTTTGTCTATAGCCATCTCTCATCGGACGAACCGATGACGGCTCCTGATAAGTCGCCTTTGCGAATAGGCCTGCCGTCTTCACTATGGACCGGGCTCGACGCCGACGTCAAGTCGGTTTGCCGTGCAGCAATTGATAGCTTAAAGTCTGTCGAACATCAATGCCTGGAGGTAGACGATACCTCGATACTTGAACTGAGCCGGACGATCACCTTTACGGTCCCGCTCTACGAATTCTTCTTGGACTTCCCAAGGACATTAGTCTCGCTAGGTTGGGAAGAAAAAATTTCTGAGGTTTTCGAGGATATTCGCGACGAGAACGTTCGCGGTATAATTCATGCGCACTTGGGTGGTGGGCTAATTACGCCCGCGAATTATGCTGAGGCAATTTCCAATGTCGGACGATTGCGGCGGAAAATTAATGCGCTTTTTGACTTGGACGATATTGATCTGCTAGCTTATCCGACGGTCCCCCAAGCGGTACCGCTTGTTTCTGAGGCCGCGCACCCAGACATCTTTGCTGAGTGCATCAGAAACACCGACCTCGCCAGTAACGCGGCGCTTCCGTCGATTACTATCCCGGTTGCTCCTAAAGGCGCTCTCCCAGTAGGGTTAAGCTTTGATGCTGCATGTGGGAAAGATCGATACCTCTTGGAAGCTGCCACGGGTCTCGAGAAAGTGATAAGCTATAAGTAA
- a CDS encoding plasmid pRiA4b ORF-3 family protein yields the protein MAGPLVRLKITLDDVDPLVMRRVVVPFRIQLDRLHEVLQEAFGWTNSHLYEFRIRDIGFGVPDGGFDGPIDARKETLLAAIEDIGAKSFKYLYDFGDGWTHTVKIEKVLPATAGFDDPFLLDVVGRCPPEDVGGPWGYEEFREAITDTNHERHHELVEWWSDAHYDPGDVDAANLRKNVEALAAKWKRRSRKKS from the coding sequence ATGGCAGGTCCTCTCGTTCGCTTAAAGATCACGCTCGATGACGTTGATCCCTTGGTGATGCGGCGCGTTGTCGTCCCATTCCGCATTCAGCTTGACCGGCTTCATGAGGTTCTTCAAGAGGCTTTCGGCTGGACGAACAGCCATCTGTATGAGTTCAGGATCCGTGACATCGGGTTCGGCGTGCCTGATGGCGGCTTTGATGGTCCCATCGATGCACGCAAGGAAACGCTTCTTGCTGCCATCGAAGATATCGGCGCGAAATCATTCAAGTATCTCTATGACTTCGGCGACGGCTGGACGCACACCGTGAAAATCGAAAAGGTTTTACCGGCGACCGCCGGCTTCGACGATCCCTTCCTGCTTGACGTTGTCGGACGATGTCCACCGGAGGATGTCGGCGGTCCGTGGGGTTATGAAGAGTTCCGCGAGGCCATTACGGACACCAACCATGAGCGTCACCACGAACTTGTGGAATGGTGGAGCGATGCGCACTACGATCCTGGCGATGTCGACGCCGCCAATCTCCGCAAAAACGTCGAGGCTTTAGCTGCAAAGTGGAAGCGCCGATCGCGAAAGAAAAGCTGA
- the tnpC gene encoding IS66 family transposase codes for METGSGNHRDHAALEAELAIARSERATALAELAVAKAKEADDQAIILRQKVYIEKLQRELRGQKSERTARLIAQMELMLEDAEAAATEDELAAEMAVAAAAAIAVTGFTRKRPVKKPFPEHLPRERVVVPGPVACSCCGGERLRKLGEDITETMESVPRSWKVIQTVREKFTCRDCEKISQAPAPFHVIPRGWAGPSLLAMMLCDKFGQHIPLNRQVERFALEGVPVSLSTAADAIGACCQVLDPLVRRIESHTFASERIHGDDTTVPVLALGKTVTGRIWSYVKDDAPFGGTAPPSAMFYYSRDRAGEHPQAHLANYSGILQADAYTGYGQLYLPDRSPGPIHEAACWAHARRPFFAQADLEANARRKAQGKNAAVISPVALNMVQRIDALFEIERHINGRTADERKAIRQQLSKPLIDDMEIWIREHRARLSRDNDLAKAFDYMLNRWESFIRFLDDGRICLSNNCAERSLRGVALGRKAWLFAGSDRGGQRAAGMYSLIVTAKMNRIDPQAWLADVLARIANHPVSRLDELLPWNWRETTTSPLRQAA; via the coding sequence ATGGAAACCGGCTCGGGAAATCACCGTGATCATGCTGCCCTGGAAGCAGAGCTAGCGATTGCGCGGTCGGAACGGGCTACTGCTTTGGCCGAATTGGCTGTTGCCAAGGCCAAGGAGGCCGACGATCAGGCCATCATTCTTCGCCAGAAAGTCTATATCGAAAAGCTGCAACGGGAACTGCGCGGTCAGAAGTCGGAACGGACAGCGCGGCTGATCGCGCAGATGGAGCTGATGCTTGAGGACGCCGAAGCGGCGGCGACCGAAGATGAGCTTGCCGCCGAAATGGCCGTTGCCGCAGCTGCTGCGATTGCGGTCACCGGCTTTACGCGCAAGCGGCCCGTCAAGAAGCCTTTCCCGGAACATCTTCCGCGTGAGCGTGTCGTGGTGCCTGGTCCGGTTGCCTGCAGCTGCTGTGGCGGTGAACGGCTTCGCAAGCTCGGCGAAGACATCACCGAAACGATGGAGAGCGTACCGCGTAGCTGGAAGGTCATTCAGACGGTGCGGGAAAAGTTCACCTGCCGTGACTGCGAGAAGATCAGCCAGGCACCTGCACCCTTCCATGTCATACCGAGAGGATGGGCGGGTCCGAGCCTTTTGGCGATGATGCTCTGCGACAAGTTCGGCCAGCACATTCCCCTCAATCGCCAGGTCGAACGTTTTGCCCTGGAAGGTGTGCCAGTCAGTCTGTCGACAGCAGCAGACGCGATTGGCGCGTGCTGCCAGGTCCTTGACCCGCTTGTGAGGCGGATTGAAAGCCATACGTTCGCGTCGGAACGGATCCACGGTGATGACACGACCGTGCCGGTTCTCGCTCTCGGCAAGACCGTCACCGGTCGGATATGGAGCTACGTCAAGGACGATGCTCCGTTTGGCGGAACGGCGCCTCCGTCGGCGATGTTCTATTATTCCCGGGACCGGGCCGGCGAACATCCGCAGGCGCATCTGGCCAATTATAGCGGCATTCTGCAGGCGGACGCCTATACGGGCTATGGCCAGCTCTATCTTCCTGATCGAAGTCCGGGCCCGATTCATGAGGCGGCGTGTTGGGCGCATGCGAGGCGACCATTCTTTGCGCAAGCCGATTTGGAGGCCAACGCGCGCCGAAAAGCGCAGGGTAAAAATGCCGCCGTCATCTCGCCGGTCGCCTTGAACATGGTGCAGCGGATCGACGCACTGTTCGAAATCGAGCGCCATATCAATGGCCGTACGGCTGATGAGAGAAAAGCAATCCGCCAGCAGTTGTCAAAACCGCTGATCGACGACATGGAGATATGGATACGCGAACACCGCGCCAGGTTGTCGCGCGACAATGACTTGGCAAAGGCGTTTGACTACATGCTGAACCGCTGGGAATCCTTCATTCGTTTCCTCGACGACGGGCGCATTTGCCTGTCGAACAATTGTGCGGAGCGATCTCTGCGCGGTGTGGCACTCGGACGGAAAGCCTGGCTATTTGCCGGTTCCGATCGAGGGGGCCAGCGGGCGGCGGGCATGTACAGTCTGATCGTCACCGCGAAAATGAATCGCATTGACCCACAGGCCTGGCTTGCCGATGTCCTTGCCCGCATCGCCAACCATCCAGTCAGCCGTCTTGATGAGCTTCTCCCCTGGAATTGGCGGGAAACCACAACATCGCCACTGAGGCAGGCGGCCTGA
- the tnpB gene encoding IS66 family insertion sequence element accessory protein TnpB (TnpB, as the term is used for proteins encoded by IS66 family insertion elements, is considered an accessory protein, since TnpC, encoded by a neighboring gene, is a DDE family transposase.): MIRSRGTFLSSGGKSGRLIKALWHDGIGLSLYAKRLERGRFIWPATEGGAIALTAGQMSYLLEGIDWRNPQQTWRPTSAG, from the coding sequence GTGATCCGTTCAAGGGGGACGTTTTTGTCTTCCGGGGGGAAAAGTGGCCGGCTGATCAAGGCTCTTTGGCATGACGGAATTGGCCTTTCGCTATACGCAAAGCGGCTTGAGCGCGGCCGTTTCATTTGGCCGGCGACGGAGGGTGGAGCGATTGCGCTGACGGCTGGCCAGATGTCCTATCTGCTTGAGGGAATTGACTGGCGAAACCCGCAGCAGACATGGCGCCCGACGAGCGCGGGATAG
- the tnpB gene encoding IS66 family insertion sequence element accessory protein TnpB: protein MIPISSSVRVWIASGHCDMRKGMQGLALIVQEGLGRDPFKGDVFVFRGEKWPADQGSLA, encoded by the coding sequence ATGATCCCGATCAGTTCGAGCGTGCGTGTTTGGATTGCGAGCGGCCATTGCGATATGCGCAAAGGGATGCAGGGCTTGGCTCTGATCGTGCAGGAAGGTCTGGGCCGTGATCCGTTCAAGGGGGACGTTTTTGTCTTCCGGGGGGAAAAGTGGCCGGCTGATCAAGGCTCTTTGGCATGA
- the tnpA gene encoding IS66-like element accessory protein TnpA — MAQAILLTGQERRRRWSPADRLEILEAAFAPGANVSEVARRFDVSTGLLYTWRRQALSVAVADGPAFVPATVVGAAGGGDVVAATIAVDFANGTKVRIASGAPCDLAAAVMRALK; from the coding sequence ATGGCACAGGCCATTTTGCTGACGGGTCAAGAACGGCGTCGTCGTTGGTCACCGGCTGATCGGCTGGAAATTCTGGAGGCAGCATTCGCTCCCGGTGCGAATGTGTCGGAGGTAGCACGTCGTTTTGATGTTTCGACGGGGCTGCTCTACACGTGGCGCCGCCAGGCGCTGTCGGTTGCGGTGGCGGATGGTCCTGCCTTCGTGCCCGCGACGGTCGTGGGTGCCGCGGGCGGTGGCGATGTCGTTGCGGCGACGATCGCTGTGGACTTTGCGAACGGTACCAAGGTGAGGATTGCGTCCGGGGCACCTTGTGATCTTGCCGCAGCAGTAATGCGAGCGCTCAAATGA
- the virD1 gene encoding T-DNA border endonuclease subunit VirD1, whose product MPQSAKSRSGDIIDRCKEQKTEGFKIVSTRLRSAEYESFSRQARRLGLSDSMAIRVAVRRIAGFLEIDAETRQIMESILQSIGALSNNVAVLLCAYAENPTTDLSALQAERNAFGKSFADLDSLLRSILSVSRRRIDGCSMLADASQH is encoded by the coding sequence ATGCCGCAAAGCGCAAAATCCCGCTCAGGTGATATTATCGACCGGTGCAAAGAGCAGAAAACCGAGGGTTTCAAGATCGTCAGCACTCGATTGCGATCGGCCGAATATGAGAGTTTTTCTCGCCAAGCCCGCCGGTTGGGGCTGTCTGACAGCATGGCCATAAGAGTTGCAGTACGCCGGATTGCCGGGTTTCTCGAGATTGATGCAGAGACCCGGCAGATAATGGAATCCATACTCCAATCAATAGGAGCGCTCTCAAACAATGTTGCGGTGCTATTATGCGCTTACGCTGAAAATCCGACAACGGATTTGAGTGCTCTTCAAGCGGAACGCAACGCTTTTGGTAAATCTTTTGCTGATCTGGACAGCTTACTCCGGTCCATTTTGTCGGTATCACGGCGAAGGATCGACGGTTGCTCCATGCTGGCGGATGCCTCGCAACACTAA